In a single window of the Agromyces sp. H17E-10 genome:
- a CDS encoding AraC family transcriptional regulator, with the protein MIADLNRLVDTVEAHLAEELDLAALAQGAGTTEYHLRRMFSSLAGMPLSEYVRRRRMTVAAADVAAGEPMLDIAVRYGYGSTEAFGRAFRAVHGSSPSDVRRHGGPLRTQPKLRFRLTVEGNFTMDTRIADRPAFHLVGRAARVPLIHEGVNPHIQAHIASLPPTEHARLKALGDTEPAGLLQVSADVDPDYVEGSELTYLHGVALSVDATPPADLDVIEVPAGEWVVFRTSGPYPAALQDTWAATATEWFPSNPWRLRPGPSIVAVLERADDFSTATTELWLPIERE; encoded by the coding sequence GTGATCGCCGACCTCAACCGCCTCGTCGACACCGTCGAGGCGCACCTCGCCGAGGAGCTCGACCTCGCCGCGCTCGCGCAGGGCGCGGGCACGACCGAGTACCACCTGCGTCGCATGTTCTCGTCGCTCGCCGGCATGCCGCTGTCGGAGTACGTGCGCCGCCGGCGCATGACCGTCGCGGCGGCCGACGTCGCCGCGGGCGAGCCGATGCTCGACATCGCGGTCCGGTACGGGTACGGCTCGACCGAGGCGTTCGGGCGGGCGTTCCGTGCGGTGCACGGCTCGAGCCCCTCCGACGTCAGGCGCCACGGCGGACCCCTTCGCACGCAACCGAAACTCAGGTTCCGCCTGACCGTCGAAGGGAACTTCACCATGGACACCCGCATCGCCGACCGACCGGCCTTCCACCTGGTGGGGCGCGCCGCGCGCGTGCCCCTCATTCACGAGGGCGTCAATCCGCACATCCAGGCGCACATCGCGTCGCTGCCGCCCACCGAGCACGCGCGCCTCAAGGCGCTCGGCGACACCGAGCCCGCAGGCCTCCTGCAGGTGAGCGCCGACGTCGACCCCGACTACGTCGAGGGCAGCGAGCTCACCTACCTGCACGGCGTCGCCCTGTCGGTGGATGCGACTCCGCCCGCCGATCTCGATGTGATCGAGGTGCCTGCGGGCGAATGGGTCGTCTTCCGCACCTCGGGCCCCTACCCCGCCGCCCTGCAGGACACGTGGGCCGCGACGGCCACCGAGTGGTTCCCGTCGAACCCGTGGCGGCTGCGGCCGGGCCCGTCGATCGTGGCCGTGCTCGAGCGCGCCGACGACTTCAGCACCGCGACGACCGAGCTCTGGCTGCCGATCGAGCGCGAGTAG
- a CDS encoding CGNR zinc finger domain-containing protein, whose translation MIEPTENAGLLLDLVNSRLVYGDRVDDELDDERGASWLRAHGVPAEAADLADAREVRDALVAVLRGRSSPEAFEPWLDEMTRRPELTADGGIVWRDRDGAGRRVGGAAIREWAELQAPSGSRIRPCAAPDCQHFFIDTSRANARRWHSMETCGNREKARRHYAKTAV comes from the coding sequence ATGATCGAGCCCACCGAGAACGCAGGACTGCTGCTCGACCTCGTGAATTCGCGGCTCGTCTACGGCGACCGGGTCGACGACGAGCTCGACGACGAGCGCGGGGCCTCCTGGCTGCGAGCCCACGGCGTCCCTGCCGAGGCGGCCGATCTCGCCGACGCACGCGAGGTGCGAGACGCGCTCGTCGCCGTGCTCCGCGGCCGCAGCTCGCCCGAAGCGTTCGAGCCGTGGCTCGACGAGATGACCCGTCGGCCCGAGCTCACCGCCGACGGCGGGATCGTCTGGCGCGATCGCGACGGCGCCGGTCGCCGCGTCGGCGGTGCGGCCATCCGAGAGTGGGCGGAGCTGCAGGCGCCGTCCGGATCCCGCATCCGGCCGTGCGCCGCCCCCGACTGCCAGCACTTCTTCATCGACACGAGCCGGGCGAACGCCCGAAGGTGGCATTCGATGGAGACCTGCGGCAATCGGGAGAAGGCGCGTCGACACTACGCGAAGACTGCGGTCTGA
- a CDS encoding SPFH domain-containing protein — protein MLEFFAAAPIIGIVIVAVIVVIALWIWAKVLYRNVSPDEAIVVTGKRSRRRVVDGVDTEESGQRVVHGQGVWIMPFFQKAHKISLRSRAIEIRAEAQTNNGITVHVDAVAIVKVGDSAASIRAAAQRFLGQDKNIDIFAQEVLSGSLRASIGATDVLTIINRRDELSAAVLGVARESLLSQGLDVDSFEIKGISDTNGYIDDLGRAEQAKVRKQAEIAEAVAQREAREAVIAAEQTVAEREAELAQRKAALQRETDKATAEAAAARPLAEALSQQEVVAQQEITAQKKAALRAAELDSEVKAVADAQAYKVKVEADAAAESVRIAAEADRVARTAAAEALKAEGLAEAEAIQAKGAAEAAATKAAAEAVAQQSEALLQMRVIDALPLIARELAAPMSNIDQLTVVSTDGASQLAKNAVSGITEVDAMLSSTMGVGLRELLGSIIGGAAAGGAAARVGTHDSAAVGAAVASAGAQLAAAVGPVADRLDSLDGLGGDQEAGAAR, from the coding sequence ATGCTCGAGTTCTTCGCCGCTGCCCCGATCATCGGCATCGTGATCGTCGCCGTCATCGTCGTGATCGCCCTGTGGATCTGGGCGAAGGTGCTGTATCGCAACGTGTCGCCCGACGAGGCGATCGTCGTCACCGGCAAGCGCTCGCGCCGTCGCGTCGTCGACGGCGTCGACACCGAGGAGTCGGGCCAGCGCGTCGTGCACGGCCAGGGTGTCTGGATCATGCCCTTCTTCCAGAAGGCGCACAAGATCTCGCTGCGCTCGCGCGCCATCGAGATCCGCGCCGAGGCGCAGACGAACAACGGCATCACGGTGCACGTCGACGCCGTCGCGATCGTGAAGGTCGGCGACAGCGCCGCCTCGATCCGCGCGGCCGCCCAGCGGTTCCTCGGGCAGGACAAGAACATCGACATCTTCGCCCAGGAGGTGCTCTCGGGTTCGCTGCGCGCCTCGATCGGCGCCACCGACGTGCTGACGATCATCAACCGCCGCGACGAGCTCTCGGCCGCGGTGCTCGGCGTCGCGCGCGAGTCGCTGCTCAGCCAGGGCCTCGACGTCGACTCGTTCGAGATCAAGGGCATCTCCGACACCAACGGCTACATCGACGACCTCGGCCGCGCCGAGCAGGCGAAGGTGCGCAAGCAGGCCGAGATCGCCGAGGCGGTCGCGCAGCGCGAGGCACGCGAAGCCGTGATCGCCGCCGAGCAGACCGTCGCCGAGCGCGAGGCCGAGCTCGCCCAGCGCAAGGCCGCCCTCCAGCGCGAGACCGACAAGGCGACTGCGGAGGCCGCCGCCGCCCGTCCGCTCGCCGAGGCGCTTTCGCAGCAGGAGGTCGTCGCGCAGCAGGAGATCACCGCGCAGAAGAAGGCCGCGCTGCGCGCCGCCGAGCTCGACTCCGAGGTCAAGGCCGTCGCCGATGCGCAGGCCTACAAGGTCAAGGTCGAGGCGGATGCCGCGGCCGAATCCGTGCGCATCGCCGCCGAGGCCGACCGGGTCGCGCGTACCGCTGCCGCGGAGGCGCTCAAGGCCGAGGGTCTCGCAGAGGCCGAAGCGATCCAGGCCAAGGGTGCCGCCGAGGCGGCCGCCACGAAGGCCGCGGCCGAGGCCGTCGCCCAGCAGTCCGAGGCGCTGCTGCAGATGCGCGTCATCGACGCACTGCCGCTCATCGCCCGCGAGCTCGCCGCACCCATGTCGAACATCGACCAGCTCACGGTCGTCTCGACCGACGGCGCCTCGCAGCTCGCGAAGAACGCCGTCTCGGGCATCACCGAGGTCGACGCGATGCTGAGCTCGACCATGGGCGTCGGGCTGCGTGAGCTGCTCGGCTCGATCATCGGCGGCGCAGCCGCCGGCGGTGCGGCCGCTCGGGTCGGCACCCACGACTCTGCGGCCGTGGGTGCCGCGGTCGCGTCGGCTGGAGCGCAGCTCGCCGCCGCGGTGGGGCCGGTCGCCGATCGTCTCGACTCGCTGGACGGGCTCGGCGGCGACCAGGAGGCCGGCGCCGCGCGCTGA
- a CDS encoding glycoside hydrolase family 65 protein, translated as MRFADDDPLNRSRFPVDEWALVETEFGDSDMGRTETLFAVGNGYLGLRGNVEEGRDGHMHGTFVNGFHETWPIRHAEEAFGFARVGQTIVNAPDAKIIRLYVDDEPLVLTEAELLSYERRLDFRLGALSRSIEWRTPAGKRVLITSRRMTSFTDRHLAVVDYEVELLDADAAVTISSQILNRQDGRDEYRSGVQQEAQTPGAFDPRKAEQFIDRVLQPRISRSAGGRYMLGYQTTNSSMTIAIGAEHAITTDNPFTETGTIGDDLAKHVYRVQAKQGMPIRITKTISYHTARKVPARELADRCDRTLDRAAELGTGELFAQQRSWLHDFWARSDVEIADQPMLQQATRWNLFQLAQATARTDGGGVAAKGVSGSGYGGHYFWDSEIYVLPFLTYTAPIVARNVLRFRQRMLDAARARALELNQRGALFPWRTINGLESSAYYAAGTAQYHIDADIAFALCQYVAATGDTDFLGRGAIDILVETARMWEDLGFWRSNADDVFHIHGVTGPDEYTTVVNDNLYTNVMARANLAAAASAVDNLQVGDAAAYHRLVDRLGVTPAEVASWRRAAAHMHIPYDEQLGIHPQDSAFLQKELWDLENTPDDRRPLLLHYHPLVIYRFQVLKQADVVLALYLQGDRFTAEAKRANFEYYDPLTTGDSTLSAVVQSIVAAEVGYHELAMRYFRSALFVDLADLHHNASDGVHVASTGGVWASLVSGFGGFRDHGGRFTFDPRLPDGWSGLTFRLTLLGTRMRVELTPDAIAFTIESGTSAAVSVRGTEVTVTADSPVSVPLDGQGPRLYGSPTMQDVAGTRRADGTLLTASIPTLSLDADDIESVIPID; from the coding sequence ATGAGGTTCGCCGACGACGACCCCCTGAACCGCAGCCGGTTCCCGGTCGACGAGTGGGCGCTCGTCGAGACCGAGTTCGGCGACTCCGACATGGGTCGGACCGAGACCCTGTTCGCCGTGGGCAACGGCTACCTGGGCCTGCGCGGCAACGTCGAGGAGGGCCGCGACGGCCACATGCACGGCACGTTCGTGAACGGGTTCCACGAGACGTGGCCGATCCGCCACGCGGAGGAGGCGTTCGGCTTCGCCCGGGTGGGCCAGACGATCGTCAACGCGCCCGACGCGAAGATCATCCGGCTGTACGTCGACGACGAACCGCTCGTGCTCACCGAGGCCGAACTGCTGAGCTACGAACGGCGCCTCGACTTCCGGCTCGGCGCGCTCAGCCGCTCGATCGAGTGGCGCACGCCGGCGGGCAAGCGCGTGCTCATCACGAGCCGGCGCATGACGAGCTTCACCGACCGGCACCTCGCGGTCGTCGACTACGAGGTCGAGCTGCTCGACGCCGACGCCGCCGTGACGATCTCGAGCCAGATCCTCAACCGGCAGGACGGCCGCGACGAGTACCGCTCGGGTGTGCAGCAGGAGGCCCAGACGCCCGGGGCGTTCGACCCGCGCAAGGCCGAGCAGTTCATCGACCGGGTGCTGCAGCCGCGCATCAGCCGCTCCGCCGGCGGTCGGTACATGCTCGGCTACCAGACGACGAACTCGAGCATGACGATCGCGATCGGCGCCGAGCACGCGATCACGACCGACAACCCGTTCACCGAGACCGGCACGATCGGCGACGACCTCGCGAAGCACGTGTACCGGGTGCAGGCGAAGCAGGGCATGCCGATCCGCATCACCAAGACGATCAGCTACCACACGGCCCGCAAGGTGCCCGCGCGCGAGCTCGCCGACCGTTGCGACCGCACGCTCGACCGCGCAGCCGAGCTCGGCACGGGCGAGCTCTTCGCGCAGCAGCGCTCGTGGCTGCACGACTTCTGGGCCCGTTCCGACGTCGAGATCGCCGACCAGCCGATGCTGCAGCAGGCGACGCGGTGGAACCTCTTCCAGCTCGCCCAGGCCACCGCACGCACCGACGGCGGCGGCGTCGCCGCGAAGGGCGTGTCGGGGTCGGGCTACGGCGGCCACTACTTCTGGGACTCGGAGATCTACGTGCTCCCGTTCCTCACCTACACGGCGCCGATCGTCGCCCGCAACGTGCTGCGGTTCCGTCAGCGCATGCTCGACGCGGCGCGTGCTCGGGCGCTCGAGCTCAACCAGCGGGGCGCCCTCTTCCCGTGGCGCACGATCAACGGTCTCGAGTCGAGCGCGTACTACGCCGCGGGCACCGCGCAGTACCACATCGACGCCGACATCGCCTTCGCGCTCTGCCAGTACGTCGCGGCGACCGGCGATACCGACTTCCTCGGACGCGGCGCGATCGACATCCTCGTCGAGACGGCTCGCATGTGGGAGGACCTCGGCTTCTGGCGGTCGAACGCCGACGACGTGTTCCACATCCACGGCGTCACGGGGCCCGACGAGTACACGACGGTCGTGAACGACAACCTGTACACGAACGTGATGGCTCGGGCGAACCTCGCGGCCGCGGCATCCGCCGTCGACAATCTGCAGGTGGGTGACGCGGCGGCCTACCACCGTCTCGTCGACCGGCTCGGGGTGACCCCCGCCGAGGTCGCGAGCTGGCGACGGGCGGCGGCGCACATGCACATCCCGTACGACGAGCAGCTCGGCATCCACCCGCAGGACTCGGCGTTCCTGCAGAAGGAGCTGTGGGACCTCGAGAACACGCCCGACGACCGCCGGCCGCTGCTGCTGCACTACCACCCGCTCGTCATCTACCGCTTCCAGGTGCTCAAGCAGGCCGACGTGGTGCTCGCCCTCTACCTGCAGGGCGACCGGTTCACGGCCGAGGCCAAGCGCGCGAACTTCGAGTACTACGACCCGCTGACGACGGGCGACTCGACGTTGTCGGCGGTCGTGCAGTCGATCGTCGCGGCCGAGGTCGGCTACCACGAGCTCGCGATGCGATACTTCCGCTCCGCCCTGTTCGTCGACCTCGCCGACCTGCACCACAACGCGTCCGACGGCGTGCACGTCGCCTCGACGGGCGGCGTGTGGGCCTCGCTCGTGTCGGGGTTCGGCGGGTTCCGAGACCACGGCGGCCGGTTCACGTTCGACCCGCGCCTGCCCGACGGCTGGTCGGGCCTCACCTTCCGGCTGACGCTCCTCGGCACGCGCATGCGCGTCGAGCTCACCCCCGATGCGATCGCGTTCACGATCGAGTCGGGCACGTCGGCAGCGGTCTCGGTGCGGGGCACCGAGGTGACCGTGACCGCGGATTCCCCGGTGTCGGTGCCGCTCGACGGCCAGGGTCCGCGGCTCTACGGCTCGCCGACGATGCAGGATGTCGCGGGCACGCGCCGTGCCGACGGTACCCTGCTCACGGCATCGATCCCGACGCTGTCACTCGACGCGGACGACATCGAATCGGTCATCCCGATCGACTGA
- a CDS encoding alpha/beta fold hydrolase, which produces MSYITVGTENSQNIDLYYEDHGSGQPVVLIHGYPLSGASWEKQAAALLDAGYRVITYDRRGFGKSSQPTTGYDYDTFAADLHVVLEKLDLRDVVLVGFSMGTGEVGRYLGTYGGERVAKAAFLASLEPFLLQTDDNPTGVPGEVFAGIEQAAKADRYAWFDDFFRDFYNLDETLGSRIGEAAVRASWNTAAGASWFASSAVVQSWLTDFRDDIAKVEVPSLILHGTADRILPIDATAREFVKRLPSADYVEIEGAPHGLLWTHGDEVTEALLAFLAK; this is translated from the coding sequence ATGTCGTACATCACCGTCGGAACCGAGAACTCCCAGAACATCGACCTCTACTACGAGGACCACGGCTCGGGGCAGCCCGTCGTGCTCATCCACGGCTACCCGCTCAGCGGCGCATCCTGGGAGAAGCAGGCGGCGGCGCTCCTCGACGCCGGCTACCGCGTGATCACCTACGACCGCCGCGGCTTCGGCAAGTCGAGCCAGCCCACCACCGGCTACGACTACGACACGTTCGCCGCCGACCTCCACGTGGTGCTCGAGAAGCTCGACCTGCGCGACGTCGTGCTCGTCGGCTTCTCGATGGGCACCGGCGAGGTCGGCCGCTACCTCGGCACCTACGGCGGCGAGCGCGTCGCGAAGGCCGCCTTCCTCGCCTCGCTCGAGCCGTTCCTCCTGCAGACCGACGACAACCCGACCGGCGTCCCCGGCGAGGTCTTCGCCGGCATCGAGCAGGCCGCGAAGGCCGACCGGTACGCCTGGTTCGACGACTTCTTCCGGGACTTCTACAACCTCGACGAGACGCTCGGCAGCCGCATCGGCGAGGCCGCCGTCCGTGCGAGCTGGAACACGGCGGCAGGCGCCTCCTGGTTCGCCTCGTCGGCGGTCGTGCAGTCGTGGCTGACCGACTTCCGCGACGACATCGCGAAGGTCGAGGTGCCGAGCCTCATCCTGCACGGCACCGCCGACCGCATCCTCCCGATCGACGCGACCGCCCGCGAGTTCGTCAAGCGACTCCCGTCGGCCGACTACGTCGAGATCGAGGGCGCGCCCCACGGCCTGCTGTGGACGCACGGCGACGAGGTCACCGAGGCGCTGCTCGCGTTCCTCGCGAAGTAG
- a CDS encoding HAD family hydrolase: protein MTQNPRPDDSPVRTTDPSGIRGWLFDLDGVLTPTAIVHMHAWSRLFTPYLEAQGAAPYTDADYFSYIDGKPRYDGVRSLLESRGIHLPEGEPTDPPEAETVCGLGNRKNAAFNETLADEGVAPYPASVAFLDAVQAAGCLVAVVSSSKNAPSVLEAAGIADRFEVVVDGAVAARDGLPGKPAPDTYERAAELLGLPGAECAVVEDAESGVKSGAAGDFGLVVGVDRGVGRDVLLRLGADVVVDELDELIPDLQRNRKDTE, encoded by the coding sequence GTGACCCAGAACCCACGACCCGACGACTCGCCCGTCCGAACGACGGACCCCAGCGGCATCCGCGGCTGGCTCTTCGACCTCGACGGCGTGCTCACCCCGACCGCGATCGTGCACATGCACGCGTGGTCGCGGCTCTTCACCCCGTACCTCGAGGCGCAGGGCGCTGCGCCGTACACCGACGCCGACTACTTCTCGTACATCGACGGCAAGCCGCGCTACGACGGCGTCCGGAGCCTGCTCGAGAGCCGCGGCATCCACCTGCCCGAGGGTGAACCCACGGACCCTCCCGAGGCCGAGACGGTCTGCGGGCTCGGCAACCGCAAGAACGCCGCCTTCAACGAGACGCTGGCCGACGAGGGAGTCGCCCCGTATCCGGCGAGCGTCGCCTTCCTCGACGCGGTGCAGGCCGCCGGATGCCTCGTGGCCGTGGTCTCGAGCTCGAAGAACGCGCCGTCCGTGCTCGAGGCCGCCGGCATCGCCGACCGGTTCGAGGTCGTCGTCGACGGCGCGGTCGCCGCCCGCGATGGGCTGCCGGGCAAGCCGGCGCCCGACACCTACGAGCGGGCGGCCGAGCTGCTCGGCCTGCCCGGCGCCGAGTGCGCGGTCGTCGAGGACGCCGAGTCCGGCGTCAAGTCGGGTGCGGCGGGCGACTTCGGCCTCGTGGTCGGCGTCGACCGCGGCGTCGGTCGCGACGTGCTGCTGCGCCTCGGCGCCGACGTCGTGGTCGACGAGCTCGACGAGCTGATCCCCGATCTCCAGCGCAACCGGAAGGACACCGAATGA